The genomic region GAGACGTCGTAGAGCGAGACGAAGACCTGCTCCTTCTCGTCCTCCACCACGGTGGCCAGCGATCCCTCCCAGCCCAGCTGCTCGCCGCCGAAGGTCAGCCGCCACCCGTCCAGCCAGCCGGTCCCGCGCAGTGGGGAGTGCGGGGCGCGCCGGCTCATCTGCCGGGCATCGAGATTGGTGGCATACGCGGCGTAGAGCGACATGGGCGTCAGCCTACGGGAGTTGGCAAACGGATCAAGGCCTCCCCGGCCGCGGGGGCGGCGGTGTGCCCGAGTGGTGCCCGCTGTGCCGTGCGTCACAGCCGCTGGTGGTACGCACGAATCAACAGCCCCGTGCTCGCGCCGGAGTCGGCGTGCGGGACAATGGTGCACGTGACTCGGATCGTGATCATCGGTGGCGGACCCGGCGGATACGAGGCGGCCCTGGTGGCCGCCCAGCTCGGCGCGGAGGTGACCGTCGTCGACCGCGACGGACTGGGCGGAGCGGCGGTGCTCACCGACTGCGTGCCGTCCAAGACGCTGATCGCCACCGCCGAGGTGATGACCGGCTTCGACGCTTCCTACCAGGAGCTCGGGATCACCCTGGCCTGCACGGCGACATCAGCCGACTCCGCGGCGGGTGACCGCGCGATCAGCGTGGACCTGGGCAAGGTCAACCGCCGGGTGAAGCGGCTGGCGATCGCCCAGTCGCACGACATCACCCAGTCCGTCACCCGGGCCGGCGTCACCGTGCTGCGCGGCAAGGGCAAGCTGGGCTCCGGCGGCCAGGCGGTGGACGGCTCGCGCGAGGTGCTGGTCGAGGCCCTCGACGGCACCGTCCAGTCGCTGCGCGCCGACGCCGTGCTGATCGCCACCGGCGTGCGGCCGCGCGAGCTGCCGGACGCCCAGCCGGACGGCGAGCGGATCCTCAACTGGAAGCAGGTCTACGACCTCGAGCAGTTGCCCGCCGAGCTGATCGTGGTCGGCTCCGGTGTCACCGGCGCCGAGTTCGCCGGTGCCTACCAGGCGCTCGGCTCCAAGGTCACCCTGGTCTCCAGCCGTGACCGGGTGCTGCCGGGCGAGGACCCGGACGCCGCCGAGGTGCTGGAGGACGTCTTCCGCCGCCGCGGCATGAACGTGATGAGCCGCTCCCGGGCGGAGAGCGTCAAGCGGGTCGGCGACCGGGTCGAGGCCACGCTCAGTGACGGCTCGGTGATCAGCGGCACGCACTGCCTGATGGCGGTCGGCTCGATCCCCAACACCGCGGAGATGGGCCTGGAGGAGGCCGGAGTCAAGCTCAACGACTGGGGTCAGATCAAGGTCGACCGGGTCTCCCGCACCTCGTCACCGGGCGTCTACGCGGCCGGCGACTGCACCGGCGTCTTCATGCTCGCCTCGGTGGCCGCGATGCAGGGCCGGATCGCGATGTACCACGCACTGGGCGACGCGGTGCAGCCGCTCAACCTGAAGACCATCGCCTCCAACATCTTCACCGACCCGGAGATCGCCACCGTCGGTTACACCGCGGCGGACGTGGACTGCGGAAAGATGGACGCGGTCGCGATCAAACTGCCGCTGCGCGGCAACCCGCGGGCCAAGATGCAGGGCATCCGGGACGGCTTCGTGAAGCTCTTCTGCCGCCCCGGCACCGGCATCGTGGTCGGCGGTGTGGTGGTCGCGCCGCGCGCGAGCGAACTGATTCACTCGATCTCGCTCGCGGTGGACAACAACTTGACGGTCGAGCAGGTGGCGGGCGCGTTCACGGTGTACCCGTCGCTGTCCGGTTCGACCGCCGAGGCCGCCCGCCAGCTGCACATTCGCAAGCGGGCCGAGAGCGAATCCTGACCGTTTCACCCGGTTGCGCGGGCATCTCGCCCGCGCGGCGGGGGTGCGCCGGAGGTGTAACGGCGCGCATTGTACGGCCGTGCGCCGCCGTTCGGGGCGGACTTCCTGTTACTAGCGGCAAACGCCTGAAAGCCGACCGTCATGGGGGTTACCGTCGGTTCTGTGTTTGCAGCAGAACGTCGCCAGTTGATCCTCGAAATGGTGCGGGCCAACGGAGCCGTGTCGCTCCGCGAGTTGGCCCGTGTCGTCCAGACCTCCGAAGTGACCGTCCGCCG from Kitasatospora azatica KCTC 9699 harbors:
- a CDS encoding NAD(P)H-quinone dehydrogenase, translated to MVHVTRIVIIGGGPGGYEAALVAAQLGAEVTVVDRDGLGGAAVLTDCVPSKTLIATAEVMTGFDASYQELGITLACTATSADSAAGDRAISVDLGKVNRRVKRLAIAQSHDITQSVTRAGVTVLRGKGKLGSGGQAVDGSREVLVEALDGTVQSLRADAVLIATGVRPRELPDAQPDGERILNWKQVYDLEQLPAELIVVGSGVTGAEFAGAYQALGSKVTLVSSRDRVLPGEDPDAAEVLEDVFRRRGMNVMSRSRAESVKRVGDRVEATLSDGSVISGTHCLMAVGSIPNTAEMGLEEAGVKLNDWGQIKVDRVSRTSSPGVYAAGDCTGVFMLASVAAMQGRIAMYHALGDAVQPLNLKTIASNIFTDPEIATVGYTAADVDCGKMDAVAIKLPLRGNPRAKMQGIRDGFVKLFCRPGTGIVVGGVVVAPRASELIHSISLAVDNNLTVEQVAGAFTVYPSLSGSTAEAARQLHIRKRAESES